The Chitinophaga parva genomic sequence ACAGATATGCCCGGCATGGCGCTCAAAGCGGCCAGGTTGGCGCCTTTACCACCAGTGAGGGCAGGGTTCTTTGCACCGGGTTCGTGGAAGCCAAGTATATAAGGATGCATATTATTCGTTGTTAAGGTGATGGGTGGTGTTTTCCATGATGGCAACGGCCTGGCGGAAATAGGCTTCCAGCACAGCCAGTTCCTTATCCGAGAAAGACGCAATGAGTTGCTCGGATTTACTGCGATAGGTTTTGTAAAGGGGCTTTAGCAGCGCCATGATCGCCTTGGTGTCCGGCGCAATGATCACCTTGCGGCGGTCGTCTGCTGCAGGGCGTCTCTTTACCAGTTTTTTCTTTTCAAAGCGGTCTACCAGGCCCGTTACAGCCCCGGTGGTGAGGCCGGTGAGGGCTGCCAGTTCGCCGGCTGTCATCGCGCCCTTCTGCAGGAAAAAGCCCAGGTATTTATGGTCTGTACCCGGCAGGCCTGCCCTGCGGGCCACGGTTTCATGCATTTGCAGGGCGGTATACGCATACTGCTGGCTCAGGCGCCGGATGGCGGTGACGTTATCGGTGTTGTCCATAAATATATCTTGACGGATAATTATCTTAGTGACAAAGATAAATACGGAAAAGTGGTTTGATTGGATTTTTTATTTGATCTTATCAAGATTGCAGGGTGAACAGGGGGAATGGGGATGGGTTACACAACAATGGTCCTGAAGGTGAGGTTTATCCGGGGAGTGGTTATTTTCCTGGTGGTGGGAAGACTGTGCAGCCAGCGGCTTTGGGTCTCGTTTTTCATGAGCAGCAGGCTGCCATGTTCCAGGAGGATGGCTACTTTTTCTTTTGTTTGCTTGTGTTTGAACAGGAAGTTTCTTTCGGCGCCCAAGCTTATGGAAGCAATGGCGCCATGTTGTTTTAAGTCGGGCTCATCATCGCTATGCCAGGAGGAGCCTTCTTCCCCGTTGTGGTAGAGGTTTAGCAGGCAGGTGTTGAAGGTCTCGCCGGTGGCTTGTTCCACCAGCGTTTTTAGTTCCAGCAGTGCGGCGGTCCAGGGGAGTGCTGTTTTGGTGGCGTTGGAATACGTGTACTGGTAAGGGTTACTGCCGTACCAGGCCACTTTTCTTTTGGTGACGATGATTTTTCCAAACATGCGCAGCTTATCCGGCTGCCAGTCAATGGTTTCCAGTAGTGTGTGGAATAAAGCGTGTGCCGGTGCGTGGGAGAGCACCCGGCCGTAGTAGTTTACGGTGCCGTCATAGGGGAGAAGGTTCTGATTTTTATCCGGTGTCTGATTGAATAGGTCCATGTATCAAATCTATATAAAAAAGAAGTGCCCCCAACACCGGTTGGAGGCACTTTGTAAACGACAGGTGACCACACTTTTATTTATTGCTGTTGATAAGCTCCATGGTGAAGCTCATCTCCGGGTCTTTGCCGGCCTGGAGATAGGCGGTGAACTTATTCATGGGCACTTCCAGGTCCGGCATGGCGCCATGGCCCTTGTCTTCCGCGGCATTAAAGAAATACAGCTCAGACATTGGTACGGATAACACGCTCTTGGTGGCAGGCAGCAGGTATCTCATAAACCATGCTGCGGTGGTAACCACCTCCCCGCTGCCGGTTTCGTGGCCAATGACCACGCCCCGCTTGTGTTGCTGCACCAGCGATGCAAAGTAGGTGGCCGCAGACACGGTGCCGCCGCCTGCAAGCACGTATATTTTCCCGTGAAAGGCATCTTTATCCGGTGGAAAATTTTCCAGCAAACCATCGCGCAAGCGGGCATTTCCCACGTACAAGCCGTTGCTGTCCTTATCAAAACGCTGGTAAAGGAAGTTCTTCTGGGTTTGCAGGTCATCATCAGACAGGCGCCTGCCGTTATCCGCCACTGCATATTCCGGGAAGGCAATGTCAATGGTGCGGGTGCGGTAGTTGTAGATATTGCGGAAAGGGCCCTCCGTCATGAAAGAATACAACAGTGCGGAAATAGCAGGGTTGCCACCACCATTACTGCGTATATCAATGATCACCTGTTTGTATTTCCGCCGGTTCACCTCCCGGAAAAATTCGCTGAACTGCTTGTAGGCGTCAGACTCATTGATGTTAAAGGTGTTTACCGTAAGCGTGCCCGTTTTCGTAGGGTCGTCATAGTTATCATAGATGGCGTAGGTGTGCTGCAGCAGGTTAATGGGCAATACTGCCATCCTGCCATCATGGAAAGCCTGTGTGGTACTGGCAGCAGGCAGGATTACCTTTTTGGTGTCCGTGGTGCCGGGGACAATATAGGTTACCGGGAAGGATGGCTGGTGGGGAGAAAGGAGGCTATACATCAGCTGGAAATTTGGGTACAGCCGGTCCATGCCGCTGGTGATGTAGCCATCACTGTATGCAGGGGCCGACAAATCCTGCAGGATGTCTTTTACCGCCAGGTTGTTGATGCTGGTGATTTCCGCACCAAAAGGAATGGCGCCGCCTTTCATATTCATAAAGATCTTCCCGCGCTCTATCACTACCGGATAAGGAAACAGGTTGATCATACCGTACAGTTCCTTCACATTTTCATTGCTGATCGTGAGGCTGGTATGCACGTCTTTCAGCAGGTACACCGGGGAGTATTGCAGGCAGGACACCACATCGGGTGCATTGCGCATCAGCACTGTCAGGGAATCCACCTTGCGCTGGAAACTTACAGAATCAATGAACTTATAGGGATTGGGATGTTGCTGTTGCAGGATGGTTGCCGCCAGGCGGAAGTCTGCAATGAAATCCTCTTTGGTCAGGTTTACCAGTTTTTTTTCCTGGGCCTGCGCCTGCATGCTGTAAAAGCACAGCAGCGCAGCCATCCCGGAAAATATCAATCGCTTCATATGGTTGGTTTTTGAATGTTAAGAAACGTCAGGACCCGATGAGTTCCAGGATGCCTTCATTGCGGATGATCATCATACCCTGCCGGTCTTCCGTAATGCCTTCCTGCAGGCGGTAGGTGTAGCGTGGGCGCGATCCTTCCATGACGGTGGGCAGGTAGGCAAACTGGATATTGCGGTTGCTGCGCAGGGCTTCGCCTACTTCAATGATATGGGTGGATACAATGAACAGGCAGTCCTGGTATTCCGCAAAAGCCGCCGTTACAGCCAGTGTGCCATCGTAGGCATCCTTCACGTTCGTGCCCTTGAATAGTTCGTCAAACATGAGCAGCAGGCGTTTGCCGCTGGCGGCAGCGGTGGCGGCTTCTTTTACGCGCACCACCTCTGCATAGAAATGGCTGTAGCCCAGTTGTATATTATCTGCCACGTTGATGGAGGAACAAATGCCTTCCCGCACGGAAAACACCATCGCTTCCGCTGCCACGGGAAAACCCATATGGGCCAGGTACATGCAGATGCCTACGGACTTCATCAGCGTGGATTTACCTGCCATATTAGCCCCGGTCAGGAATAATACGTTACTGCCTTCCTCCATGCGCAGATCATTGCCCACAGCGCTTTGCAGGCAGGGGTGGCGCAGTCCTTTCACGGAGAAGGTGTTCTTCCCTTTGGGCAGCGCCGTGGCATAATGGAAGTTCCTGGTCCTTGCCACCTCACTCACGGCGATGTACATATCCAGCTCGTAAATAAAGTCCAGCACCTGTTCCATGGCTGCATGCAGGCGCCCTTTCAACAGGTGGTCATAGGCAGCCAGCGTACTTACCGGTAATGATTTGTAGATGTCTACATTCATTAGTTTGTCTACCTCCCTGTCTGCCAGGATAGCCCGGATGGCGGCCACTTTCAGCGCATACTGTTCCGTAACAGGCGGCATTACCTGCAGGAGCACGTAGCAGTTTTTCAGTGTTACAATGGTAGCCTGCAGTCCCTGCACCTGCTTACGGTATCTTTCATCGCGGGTCAGGGAGGAAAGCCCTTTTTTAACCAGCGTATCCAGCATGGCAATGGCTGCATTGCCGGCGGCGCGGGTGTCCAGGTATTCCCGCATCAGCGTTAATTGCGATACATCAAAGGGGAAGGCAAGGTTTGCTTTTTGAAAGGCCTGGAACGTGGCGGCTCTTTCATTGATGGTTTCCGCATCTTCCAGTGGATGGCGGAAAATGCTGTCCAGCACCTGCTGCCCGCCGGCTGTTTTCACCTGGTTGAACAGGTGGTATACAGAGCCTGCGCGGTACTTACCCATGAGGTTCAGTTCCTCCGCGGTTTGTTTGTCTATATTAAAACTCATAACAGTGCTTTTATTGCTCCACGGCACGTTTGCGGCCATGCTGCAGGATGTCGAGGATGCCTTCATTGCGGATGATGATCATACCATGGCGGTCGTCAGTAATGCCACGTTCCAGGGTGTAGGTGTATTCCGGCGTATGCCCCTTCATGCGGGTGGGCAGGTAGCGGAACCCGATGCCGTCCTCCCTTTCCAGGTCATCACCCGCTTCCACGATATGGGAAGAGATCACGAAGAGGCTATCCAGCTTCCTGGCAAATGCCCTGGTAATGGCCACGGTGGCTTCGTGCGCGTCTTTTACATTAGTGCCGCGGAACAGTTCATCGAAGATCACCAGCAGGGATTTCCCGGCATGGAGCGCCGCCGCTATTTTTTTGACACGCAGTACTTCTGCATAGAAATGGCTGGCGCCCATGCCCAGGTTGTCCGGCAGGTTGATGGTGGTATAAATACCGTCCAGCACTACAAATTCCATCCGCCTTGCAGCCACCGGGAATCCCATATGTGCCAGGTATACGGCCGTGCTGAGCGCGCGCAGGAAAGTAGACTTGCCGGCCATGTTGGCGCCCGTAAGGAAGATCACGTGCTCCTGCGCGTTGAGGCGTACATCGTTACCCACGGCGGATTGCAGGCCGGGATGGTATACGCCTTCCAGCAGTAACAGGTCTCCGCCTTTCTCTACAGCTTTGGGAAATACAAACTGCCTGGCCGTGGCCACACCTGCTACGGAAATGTATACATCAAGGTAATAGACATGTTGCAGCAGCTTTTCAATGTTGCCACGTTCGCGGGTGCGGAACAGCAGGTCATAAGCGGTTACAGCGGCGTAGGATAGCTTGGCATTGCTTTTTTCCTGGTGCACCGGGTCAAAAGAAGGGTGCGTTACGATAGCGGCTATCTCCTGCCGCTCCCGGTCATAGGCCGCAATGCGCTGCACCGCATCTGTACTAATGAACGAGTATACCTGCTGTATCAGCCCTATTACCGCTGCCACGCCATTGTTGATGTCTTTTTCACTGAGGGCTGCATTGCGGGTGGCATTTTTCGTTTGCGCGTTTGCGTTAGCGAGGTATTTCTCTGCCATGTCAAACAGGGAAGCGCTGAAGGGGAACTGCACGCTGTGTTGTGCAAAATGTGCTATGAGGCTGCTCCGCCTGTTTATTTCGTCCCGGTTGCACAAAGGATGGCGGAACATCTCTGCCAGTATGCCTTCGCCGCCCCTGGTGCGGGTTTGGTTATAAAGATCGTAGATGCCTTTGCTGTCGCGCTTCCCAAAGATCCGCAGGTCTTCTATTGTCTGGTCATCTGTGTGCAAGATCATGTGTTCCTGTTTTAATTATTTTCTTTTTCTCCGGATGAGCAGTACGGTGCCCAGCAGCAATACACAGCCCGGGAGTACCCACACGTACACGATCCTGAGGATACCTGCGCCGGTAGAACCGATGTTCAGTACCAGGTCCCGTGCTTTAGGCTTAGGAATGTAGATGGGGAATTTTCCATAGTCCATCCAGGAGTAGAATGTGCGGCTCATAAATCCTCCACCCTGGCGCAGGTTACTGAGATAGTCTGCATCGGCGGTAACGACGATGCGCTGTTCTTTTCCCTGTATGTTGCGGCTCAGCCCAATGGCGGTGGTGTAGCGCGGCATTTTGGTATCACCTTCAGCCGGCGTAAATACCGGTGGCACGGAGTCTGTTACCAGTACGCCGGCCTTCAGCCACACCTTGTTGGTAGCGGTCTGCAACAATGGTTTTACAGTGTAAGGGCCGTCATTGCGCCATTCCAGCCCGGTAACGCCCGGCATGAGCAGGGGCAGGCTGTCGCTTCCTTCCCGGAATTGTTCCTTTAGCAGGTCCAGTATCGGTTCCTTGGAGAGGTCAGTGGCCTCGCGGGTAATGAAGGGTTTCACCATCTGCGGCATCTCATCTTTGGACAGCTCTATGAGGGTGCCATCCATCATGCGTACGCCCAGTTGCGCCAGCAATGGGTTTAGTATCTGCTGTTTGCCAGGCTCACCGAGAATGAACATGTTGCCGCCGTTATCGATGTAGCGTTGCAGTTTTTCCATAGTGGCAGGGCTCAGCGCTGTTTTAGGATCGGCCAGTACCAGGGTGGTGGTGCCGGCGGGGATGTCCTGTGTTTCCACGGCCAGCGTGTCAGCGTCAAACCCAATGTTGATCAGGGAATAGCGGTTGTCTTTGGAGAGGGAATGCATGTTGTATTCCCTTTCGCCTTTTTTATAAATATCCCTTTCTAGGTTACCGGTCAGGAATACTTCTTTGGGCATGGCCGGCTGCAGCAAGCGGTTAAAGGCTGCTGCCACCTGCTGCTCTTCCGGCCAGAAAATGGCGTCTTCAAAGGTGCGCAGGAAAGTGGTCTTGCCCTTGTATTTCAGCTGCATCACCAGGCGGTAGTTCTCCGGTGCCAGGTCTATCAGCTTACGCACTTCCGGTCCCGGCTTGAACAGGGTAGGGCGGATGTCATAGCCTTCGCACATTTTTTTTGCAATCTCCTGCTGGCTCTTACCACCCCAGGTGATGTACAAGGTGCTGTCATGATCGGGCACGTCGTAGTAGTAAACGTATTTGAAGTCGATGTCCGGTTTAAAGCGCAGGTAAGGTTCCCACAGGTTCCACAGGTAATCATTGCGGTTTTCCGGCAGCCCACGCGCTACGCCGCTGCCAAAGAGATTGCAATACAGCGTGATCTCCAGCGGTGCGCCCTTCATTTCTTTGATCACCGCCTGCGTGTTTTCATTGAGGGTGTTGCTGTTGGTAGCAGTGGTATCCCAATAGCCTATCCATCCGGGCAGGGAGCTGAAATACCCCAAAAACAGTACTGATACGGACACTACCACGTACCGCGTGGCTTTCAGGTACCAGGGCTTTGACTCCCGGCCACCTTTCAGTTTTATGAGGGTAAAGCTTACAAACAGGTATACGATGAGGATAAAGTAGATCACGTCTTTGGTGGTGATCAGCCCTTTCAGCATTTTAGTGGTGCGGCCGGAGAGCGAGAGGAAGTAAGTAAGGTCCCGGATAAGATCATATTTCTGCCACAGGCCACCAATGCGGCTCAGTATAAAAATGACAATAAAGCTGCCAATGGCGGACACGATCTGGTAGCTGGAAAGGCTGGACATGAACAGGCCAATGGCGGTATAAGCACATACCAGCAGATAAAATCCCAGCACCGCGGAAAGTAATAATCCATAATCCGCATGTTGTATATTGATCAGCCCCGTTACGATGAATACACCCACAATACCCACCAGCAGCAGGTTGTAGAGCATGATGGCCAGGTATTTGCCCAGTACGATCTCCCGCACCTTTACGGGTGATGAATACAGCAGTTTGATGGTGCCACTGTTGATCTCGCGGCTGATGAGCCCCATGGTGAGCAGGGGCACAAACAGGTAAAGGTTCTGCAGCACATTTGTGAAAATGCCGTCCTGTGGCAGGAAAATGGAGGCGGTCATGGGTATACCCAGGGTTTTAAACCCCGGTGTGTTCTCCCGCAGCACCTCCTGCCATTTGGCTACGGGGTACAGTGCAGAGGTGTAATACACCCCGCATTGCACCATAAAAGCAATTGTTAAAAACCAGGCTACCGGGGAAAAGAACAGGTTGCGCAGTTCCGTTCCCGCGATCTTGAATATCATCTTCATGTAGGAATATTATTGGAGGGATTGAGTAGATAGTTGCTTGAAAATGTCGTCCAGCAGGCCTTTGTCAAGGTTGATCTCCCGCAGCCTCCAGCCTTGTTGCACACTGGCGGTCACGATCCTTTCCGTAATGTCAGGGTCCCCGTCAAAGTAAATGCGCACCTGGCGGTCGCTCAGGAACTCCGCCCTGGTGGCGCCGGGGATCTGCATCAGCGCAGCTACAGAAGGCGGGTTTTCCATGGAAACCAGCACGCTGTGCGGCTGCACGTAGTTGTTAAAGGCGTCCATGGTATCTGAAAAAATAACCCTGCCGCCTTCTATCATGATCACTTCCCTGCATAAGAGATGCACTTCACTCAGGATATGTGACGACAGCAACACGGTGTGGTCCTGGCCTATTTCCCGTATCAGTTTACGGGCCTCGATCAGCTGGTTGGGATCCAGGCCGTTGGTGGGCTCATCCATCACCACCAGTCTTGGCTTGTGGATGATGGCCTGTGCAATGCCCACACGCTGGCGGTAACCACCGGAAAGGTTGCCGATGAGGCGCCCGCTGAAATGCCCGATGCCACAACGTTCCTTGGCTTCTTCCACGGCCTTTTTAATGGTACCTTTTTCCATCCTGCGCAGCTGTGCGCAAAAGGTCAGGTATTCATCCACGGTAAGATCCTGGTATACCGGTGGGTATTGCGGCAGGAAGCCGATCTCTTTTTTAGCTGTTTCCGGTGCGGTTCTCATATCAATGCCATTGATATACACCTGGCCTTCCGTCTGGTTCAGCACCCCACAGAGGATGTTCATGGTGGTGGACTTGCCTGCCCCGTTAGAGCCGAGCAATCCTACTACGCCGGTTTCCGTAATTTCCAGGTTAATGTCCCGTATAGCCCATGCACTGCTATACCGGTGTGATAGCCCCTCAAGTTTCAGTATTGCATTCATTGCGGTAATTGATGTTCTGTTTAATATTTTACAACCAGCACCTTTTGTTGCTGCAGGCCGGTGCCACCTGGTATGCCTGTCAGCGCCAGCGCCCGGTTCTGGTACAGCCAGGGATGCGGTAACGGGGACGGTGCGGGGTTGTGAATGCCGGTTGCCGTATACGTCAGGATCAGCGCATCCGAGGCTGCGTCCCGGAACTCAAACACATAATCATCATCGGAGGTATGTACAGGATAGGTAATAAAGCCTGTGAATGACCTGTAAGGCACGCTGGCAGCTTCCGGTGTGGTTTTCCCTTTCAGCACCACCTTCACCGGGTTGCTGCCCGGTGAAAGGTTAATGAACCGGATGCTCGTAGTACTATCGCCCAAGGGATGGTAGGGCAGGTGCTCTTCGGTGAACACCGTATCCGGGTGTGCCACAGTACCGGTGAGGTACAGCGAGTGGATGGAGCCCGCTGATAGCTGCAGGTCCAGCTTCAGCAATGGTACATCCTTCGCCGTGGTATCCGGGTAGTTGTAGATCCAGAGCGGTTGCTCACCGCTGAAACAACTGTAGTGGCGGGCCACCAGGTTGGAATCCCCGTATTGCAGGAAGAGCGTGCGGTAATAGTCGTACGGCACGGCGCCCCTGAAATTGGTGGCCACGTACTGGCTGCCCACAATAGCATTCATGATATTGAGCGCAGCAGCGTCCGTGGGCGGTGTGGTCTCTTTGCCGCATGCCGCCAGTACGGTTACTAACAGGCATGCATATACGCGATATAATTGCTTCATCTTAGTAGCCGGTGTTTTGCGTGAGGAAATGGTTTACGCTGATCTCCGAAGTGGGGATCGGGTACAATGCCTGGTAATCACCCAGCCACGGTTGTTTCAGTGGTGTGGCGGATAATACGGCGTTCATCCGGTTGGTGCGTTTCAGGTCCATCCAGCGGTGGCCCCACTCTGCAAATAGCTCCGTCCTTCTTTCCTTGGCCACTGCGGTCAGCAACTGGTCTTTGGTGAGGGCGGTGGATAAAGGGGGAAGGCCAGCCCGGTTGCGGATCAGGTCCAGGTCTGCCAGCGCGGTGGCAGTGCCACCGGGACCGCCATTGGCGGCGGCTTCCGCGCGGACCAGGTACATTTCTGCCAGGCGGAGCACCATGTAGTATTCTGTGGGAGCGGCGCCAGATTCGCCATTGGCAAGGCTGATCTTATATTTCAGCGGGTAGTAGGTAACCCCCGGCTTATTGGCAGTGCCCAATGAATTGTCTGTGCTGTCTGTCCACTTTTTAAAGCGTTGATCGCCCGGTTCAAATGCCGCCAGCAAGGAAGGGGTGAGGCAAAATGTAGCAATGCCGATCTTCAGCACATTGGGCCGCATGATGTAGCCTTCCGGGGTGGCGTTTTTGATGGTGAAATCCTGCAAGGCCTGTTGCAGTTGCCAGATGGCTTCCCGGCTGTTGGTCAGGAACACCTTGTCCGGGTCACTTTCCAGGGTATAATCCGTGGCATCATCGATCACCATGGTGGCGGTAGTGGCAGCATTGTTATAATCACCCAGGTAGAGGTATACCCTGGCCAGCAAGGCCAGTGCGGCGTATTTGTTAGGGCGGGTACGCTCCCCGTTGCCCGTGGGATAAGTGGCCGGCATAGTGGCTGCGGCGTCTTTCAGGTCCTGCACCATCTGCTGGTAAACCTGCGCCTGCGGGGCGCGGGGCAGTTTGGCGGTCTGGTTAAAATCCACCGACAAGGCCAATGGTACGTCGCCAAAGAAATTGACCAGGTAGAAATAACTGAATGCCCGCACAAACTTGGCTTCCCCCGTCAAAGCTTTGCGCACACTGTCTTTCAGCATAGACGATTTGGAAGCTGCAATGCCTTCGATCACGGAGTTGGCACCGTAAATAGCATCGTAGGCAGATTGCCATGCAGACCATGGCCGGCTGCTGTTGTTGATAGTGAGCTTGTTGGTATTTACACTATACCAGGATTGGTCTGCCGTGCCCTGGTAGTTATACAGTTCGTCTGACGACAGGCCACCCAGGAGGGTGGACAGGCCGGCGGAAAAACTGTTCAGCGCAATACTGCCAATGCCTGTCATGTCCGTACCATTTATCATCCGGCTGTAAACGCCTGCCATGGCGGCATTGGCCTGTTGCTCCGTGCTGAATACCTGCACGGTGGAAATGGTATTGATGGGTGGCGGTACGGTCACCAGTTTTTTACAGGCGCATACTAGGGTAAGCAGCAGGCAGCTGCAGGTAAGCATCATATTTTTAAAAGATCGCTGCATAGCCTTGTGTTTAGAAGTTAAAGGATAAGCCGCCGGTGATGATCCTGGAAGGCGGTACACTGGAAATATCCTGCACCTCGGGATCTATACCGGGATAGTTGGTGATGGTGAACAGGTTCTGTGTCCTGAAGAACGCGCGGCAGGCGGTCATGTGCAGCTTTTTCAGCAGCGGGTCCGGCAGGGAATAGCTGAGTGCCACCGTGCGTAAACGCAGGTAAGAAGCATTGACAAACTGCGCATCGGACGATCCCACGGAAGTGCCGTAAGCAGTGGAAAAGCCGGGATAAGTGGCAATGTCGCCGGGTTTCTGCCAGTGGTCCCGGATCGCTTCTACCGGCAGGTTACCAAACTTGCCGGGGATCACCAGGTAGGGGTTCATCCCGATCTGTTTTTTGAAATCAAAGAAGAGGTCCAGGTTCCAGCCTTTGTAGGTAAAGGAAGTACCTGCGCCACCGTAATATTTTGGGTTGGGATCTTTCACGATGTAGCGGTCATCGTCCGCGGTGCCCGCGGGCACGCTGAGATTGGTTTTTATCTGGCCGTCTTTGTTGCGGTCTTCAAAGCTGTACTGGCCTGTTTGCGGATCTACGCCCAGGTAGTGCGTCAGGTATACCGCACTGAGGGATTGGCCTACTTTGTAAACGCTGTAGTAGGGCGACTGCTCAATGCCCGGGTAGGATGCCAGCCGGTTCTTATTGGTGGAAATATTGAAATTCACAGACCAGCGGAAGTCTTTCTGCTCCACCAGGTTTGCGCGCAGGCTTCCTTCCCAGCCGGTATTTTCCACTACGGCGTCCCAGTTTGCCACGATGGACCCAAAGCCGGTGTACCGCGGCGTGGGAATATTGGTCACCTGGTTGCCGGAGCGGTTCAGGTAATAAACACCTTCCAGGTTAATGCGGTCTTCCAGGAAACTGATGCTCACCGCTGCTTCATATTTTTTGTTGGACTCCCACTGGTATTGCTGGTTCACTGCGTGTATAGGTACCAGTGGTGTGAGCCCGTTATAGGGATATAATTGTGTACCAGACAATTTAGTGGACCATTGGGAGAGATATTGGTAATCCCCGATGGACCCATCTCCACCGGTAAGGCCGTAGCTGGTGCGGAACTTCAGGAAGCTGACCCAGGAGGGTAGTAATTTTTTCATCCAGGGTTCTTCAGAGGCGTTCCAGGCCAGGCCTGCAGAACCAAAGTTGCCGAACTGGCTGCCCGGTGCAAAGCGGGAAGAGCCATCCCTCCTGGCATTCAGGTTAATGATGTATTTGTTGCGCCAGTTATAGTTGATGCGCCCAAATACGCCCGCGTATTTGTAGCGCGCATAGTTTTCCGTGGTTTGCTGTATCGGCGCGTTGTTGATGCTGGTGAGCATGTTATCATCGCTGTAACCTATGCCGAAGGTGGACACCCCGTCTGTGATCGTAGACTGGGAGGTGCCGCCCAATTGTACTTTCAGGTCACCGTTGCCTACAAAGCGGGTATAAGCGATCTGGGGCTCTATGATCCAGTTGGTGTTCTTTGTAGTGCCGAAATTGGCGGAGCCCATCGGGTTGTCCTGGGGATTTGCAGAGGCGATGGGAATAAAATAGTTGCTGGAGCCGGTCATGTTCGTATAACCGGCGGTGGTAGAGATGGTAAGGCCTTTCAACAGTTCGTAACTGATACCCAGGTTGCTGCTGAATTGGTTGGTCTCCATAA encodes the following:
- a CDS encoding MarR family winged helix-turn-helix transcriptional regulator, with product MDNTDNVTAIRRLSQQYAYTALQMHETVARRAGLPGTDHKYLGFFLQKGAMTAGELAALTGLTTGAVTGLVDRFEKKKLVKRRPAADDRRKVIIAPDTKAIMALLKPLYKTYRSKSEQLIASFSDKELAVLEAYFRQAVAIMENTTHHLNNE
- a CDS encoding alpha-ketoglutarate-dependent dioxygenase AlkB family protein; translated protein: MDLFNQTPDKNQNLLPYDGTVNYYGRVLSHAPAHALFHTLLETIDWQPDKLRMFGKIIVTKRKVAWYGSNPYQYTYSNATKTALPWTAALLELKTLVEQATGETFNTCLLNLYHNGEEGSSWHSDDEPDLKQHGAIASISLGAERNFLFKHKQTKEKVAILLEHGSLLLMKNETQSRWLHSLPTTRKITTPRINLTFRTIVV
- a CDS encoding S41 family peptidase → MKRLIFSGMAALLCFYSMQAQAQEKKLVNLTKEDFIADFRLAATILQQQHPNPYKFIDSVSFQRKVDSLTVLMRNAPDVVSCLQYSPVYLLKDVHTSLTISNENVKELYGMINLFPYPVVIERGKIFMNMKGGAIPFGAEITSINNLAVKDILQDLSAPAYSDGYITSGMDRLYPNFQLMYSLLSPHQPSFPVTYIVPGTTDTKKVILPAASTTQAFHDGRMAVLPINLLQHTYAIYDNYDDPTKTGTLTVNTFNINESDAYKQFSEFFREVNRRKYKQVIIDIRSNGGGNPAISALLYSFMTEGPFRNIYNYRTRTIDIAFPEYAVADNGRRLSDDDLQTQKNFLYQRFDKDSNGLYVGNARLRDGLLENFPPDKDAFHGKIYVLAGGGTVSAATYFASLVQQHKRGVVIGHETGSGEVVTTAAWFMRYLLPATKSVLSVPMSELYFFNAAEDKGHGAMPDLEVPMNKFTAYLQAGKDPEMSFTMELINSNK
- a CDS encoding MutS-related protein, whose protein sequence is MSFNIDKQTAEELNLMGKYRAGSVYHLFNQVKTAGGQQVLDSIFRHPLEDAETINERAATFQAFQKANLAFPFDVSQLTLMREYLDTRAAGNAAIAMLDTLVKKGLSSLTRDERYRKQVQGLQATIVTLKNCYVLLQVMPPVTEQYALKVAAIRAILADREVDKLMNVDIYKSLPVSTLAAYDHLLKGRLHAAMEQVLDFIYELDMYIAVSEVARTRNFHYATALPKGKNTFSVKGLRHPCLQSAVGNDLRMEEGSNVLFLTGANMAGKSTLMKSVGICMYLAHMGFPVAAEAMVFSVREGICSSINVADNIQLGYSHFYAEVVRVKEAATAAASGKRLLLMFDELFKGTNVKDAYDGTLAVTAAFAEYQDCLFIVSTHIIEVGEALRSNRNIQFAYLPTVMEGSRPRYTYRLQEGITEDRQGMMIIRNEGILELIGS
- a CDS encoding MutS-related protein, translated to MILHTDDQTIEDLRIFGKRDSKGIYDLYNQTRTRGGEGILAEMFRHPLCNRDEINRRSSLIAHFAQHSVQFPFSASLFDMAEKYLANANAQTKNATRNAALSEKDINNGVAAVIGLIQQVYSFISTDAVQRIAAYDRERQEIAAIVTHPSFDPVHQEKSNAKLSYAAVTAYDLLFRTRERGNIEKLLQHVYYLDVYISVAGVATARQFVFPKAVEKGGDLLLLEGVYHPGLQSAVGNDVRLNAQEHVIFLTGANMAGKSTFLRALSTAVYLAHMGFPVAARRMEFVVLDGIYTTINLPDNLGMGASHFYAEVLRVKKIAAALHAGKSLLVIFDELFRGTNVKDAHEATVAITRAFARKLDSLFVISSHIVEAGDDLEREDGIGFRYLPTRMKGHTPEYTYTLERGITDDRHGMIIIRNEGILDILQHGRKRAVEQ
- a CDS encoding Gldg family protein — encoded protein: MKMIFKIAGTELRNLFFSPVAWFLTIAFMVQCGVYYTSALYPVAKWQEVLRENTPGFKTLGIPMTASIFLPQDGIFTNVLQNLYLFVPLLTMGLISREINSGTIKLLYSSPVKVREIVLGKYLAIMLYNLLLVGIVGVFIVTGLINIQHADYGLLLSAVLGFYLLVCAYTAIGLFMSSLSSYQIVSAIGSFIVIFILSRIGGLWQKYDLIRDLTYFLSLSGRTTKMLKGLITTKDVIYFILIVYLFVSFTLIKLKGGRESKPWYLKATRYVVVSVSVLFLGYFSSLPGWIGYWDTTATNSNTLNENTQAVIKEMKGAPLEITLYCNLFGSGVARGLPENRNDYLWNLWEPYLRFKPDIDFKYVYYYDVPDHDSTLYITWGGKSQQEIAKKMCEGYDIRPTLFKPGPEVRKLIDLAPENYRLVMQLKYKGKTTFLRTFEDAIFWPEEQQVAAAFNRLLQPAMPKEVFLTGNLERDIYKKGEREYNMHSLSKDNRYSLINIGFDADTLAVETQDIPAGTTTLVLADPKTALSPATMEKLQRYIDNGGNMFILGEPGKQQILNPLLAQLGVRMMDGTLIELSKDEMPQMVKPFITREATDLSKEPILDLLKEQFREGSDSLPLLMPGVTGLEWRNDGPYTVKPLLQTATNKVWLKAGVLVTDSVPPVFTPAEGDTKMPRYTTAIGLSRNIQGKEQRIVVTADADYLSNLRQGGGFMSRTFYSWMDYGKFPIYIPKPKARDLVLNIGSTGAGILRIVYVWVLPGCVLLLGTVLLIRRKRK
- a CDS encoding ABC transporter ATP-binding protein; amino-acid sequence: MNAILKLEGLSHRYSSAWAIRDINLEITETGVVGLLGSNGAGKSTTMNILCGVLNQTEGQVYINGIDMRTAPETAKKEIGFLPQYPPVYQDLTVDEYLTFCAQLRRMEKGTIKKAVEEAKERCGIGHFSGRLIGNLSGGYRQRVGIAQAIIHKPRLVVMDEPTNGLDPNQLIEARKLIREIGQDHTVLLSSHILSEVHLLCREVIMIEGGRVIFSDTMDAFNNYVQPHSVLVSMENPPSVAALMQIPGATRAEFLSDRQVRIYFDGDPDITERIVTASVQQGWRLREINLDKGLLDDIFKQLSTQSLQ